In the genome of Rhizobium binae, the window GGGAACCTTACCGCCTCCATGCCGTTGTTCAATCACCGGAAGGCGATGTGGAGGCAGAGATGAACCACGTCTATCTCAAGCGTCTGTATGCGAAACGCGCCGAGCTGGAAGCCAAGCTGGAGCTTCACGATGCGCGCTATTGTTTCGGCGAGGAAGAGGTCGATGACGGCACCGACAGCGATCTCCGTCAGCGATTGAGAGAGGTCTCCGACGAGATCGCCGCGTTGGAAGCAGGCCGGCTTATAACAGGATGATTTTAGACCCTGTCGGCCAATCTGAATCCTGTTCTAAACTAGAGAGTTAGAGCCTGATCTGAAAACCGCTCACACTCCTCGCCATCATGCGCTAGTCGCGAGCGCTGAGGATTTTCATCGTCCGTTCGTCGAATTTTCCGTCATAGAAACGCTCGATCGCCCGGTGGAAAGGCGAGCCGTGATTGCTGATCGCGGCAAACAAGGTCATCGATGAGCGCAGTTTGAGATCGTCCGGCGAGCCGAGGATCTCATGCGCCGATCGACGGTCGACCGATAAGATCGCCTCGACGCAGCGCAGCAGCCGGCTCGAAAGAATGGGGTGGGCGAGATAGGCGGCGGCTTCCTCGGCCGAACGGATCGCATATTTTTCCGCCATCGCCGACGTGCCGAGACCCGATATCTGCGGGAAGATGAACCACATCCAGTGAGACGTCTTGCGCCCGGCCTGCAGTTCGGAGAGCGCCTGTTGATAGACGCCGTTCTGGGCTTCGACAAAGCGGTCGAGGTTAAAGTCGATATCACCGGCCATGGTTCGGTTCCCTTCTCCTGCTGTCTTTGCAGCCTGGGCCAAGGGGCTCCATGCCCGGCGAAACCTTTCTGCCTGGCGAAGTGGCCGGGCTGTCAGCAGACCCTTTCAGCGTAGGGGCTGCTGTCGCGGCAATGGCCGTAGGCCGGATGAAGCGGCGCATTGTCGCCAGCGGAAGCGGCAATAGCCGATGTCGTCATCGGATCGGTATTGCCGGAAGAATATGCGGCAAAACCCGTAAAGCTCAAGACAAGCAATGCGCCGACAACGACAATGCGCTCAAAGCCCGACAGCTTCTGGGCGCTGACATGTTCCGCA includes:
- a CDS encoding DUF1810 domain-containing protein — protein: MAGDIDFNLDRFVEAQNGVYQQALSELQAGRKTSHWMWFIFPQISGLGTSAMAEKYAIRSAEEAAAYLAHPILSSRLLRCVEAILSVDRRSAHEILGSPDDLKLRSSMTLFAAISNHGSPFHRAIERFYDGKFDERTMKILSARD